The DNA window TTCGTTTAAATAAAATGTAACATAATTAGTTGTTCCCGCAGCTTCTGCCCTAAGGTAATAAACTCCTGCTGATGCCAACTCTTTTGGTACAGTAATCTCAACTGTAGCCACATTGTCCTCAATAGTGCCTGATACAGGCCCTGCAATTATTTCGTTAATTGATTCTCCTGTAAGCGCTACAGTTACTTCAGTACCACTAGCTATTCCACTGGTTTTTACCGTTACTGGAATAGTATGTTCCCTGCCTGCCAGATAAGTGTCCTCGGGATATGTTATTTCTGTTATTTGGGGTTCTTCCACACCCAGTGTAATATCTTCGCTGACCGACCGATAGCCGGATTTAGTAAATGTTAATGTGTAAGTTCCGCTAAAAACACCCTCCGCAGGACTTATCAAATACTCGTGGGGAGGAATATCGAGGTCACGCAGTTCCGGATCATTAAATTTAAAGTCTACATCCTGTCCTGAAGCATCTTTTAATGTAAAATCTTCTTTAGTCAAATCAAGTATTGGCTCATCTTTGTAGGTATCATAAACACATACCCAGAATTCTTCTTCCGAGGGGGCTATAATTTCTAATGCTGTGAATACATCGCTATACTGTACTTGTACGCCTTCATGTCTTCCATGGCCCCATGGCACTCGAGAAGTAATTTTCCAGAAACCCGAGTTATTATTCAGATAAAAAGGACCATTTGCCGGGTCTAAGTCGGCTGCAATATTGTATATAGCCGCATTAGCCCCTTGAGAAACTGATGTAATCGGCACATAATCACCCTTGTTATCTGTTAATATTAACTCGTTTGCCCCAAGACCATTGACTGATTTATGCAGATTAAGAATAAAGCCCGACTCGCTAACATTAGTGATATAAGCGTCATTAGGCATAACTGCAATCATTTGAGAGAAAATCTGGGCATAGCCGCCTACATTTTCCCCATCGCCGGTTGCCCGAATCAATAGCTTATAGCCTAAATCAGCTTCGGTAGTGATATAGGTCAGTTCTGTTGCGCCTACAATCGGGGTCATTGCATAGGTTAAAGGATTAACCCGATACCACTGGTAAGTTATATGCTCATCCGTGTATTCAGGCTCCTCTCCACCATAATTGGCAACTTTAGCCGTAAAGGAAGCTTCCAAACCGCTTCCGACAAAGGGAGACATTACACCGGAAATATCCATACTTTCACTTAAGCTCCAACCGGTGAATTGGGAGCTGACGGGTGGGATATCAGCGACAACGGCATTGGAAACATAGCCATCTTTTGTTCCTCCTATAACCTTTAGCCTATAGGAGTAGTTACCCTCGGGATCACTCACGATGAAGTTATCTTGGTCTTCCCGTACGGTCACCAAATCGGCATCGACTCCAGTATCGGAGTCCAGTGTCTGATAGTTATCCCAGGTCTCTCCAGAATCTTTGGAATACTGTAGTTTATAGCCGGTTGCTCCAATTTTATCAGGCTGGACAAAATATAGCTCTATCTCATGATGATAAATTGGCTTGCCACTAAAGATAATTGAATAGTATTTGTGATTTTTCGCTATATATAACCCGCCAATTTTACCGGCCTCTGCAGTAAAAGGAGTAAATTCTGGAAGGCTACCCCCCGCACCAGGAGTAAAAGCTGCTTCCTGCCCGGAAATGGTAACCACTAACTGCCCTTTCACACCCGAACCGTCTTTAGCTGTTGCTGTTACTGTGACAGTTCCATTTGTTAATGCTGTTAATAAACCTGTTGCACTAATTGTTGCCATGCCGGTGCCATTGGCAACTGACCAGCTAACACTCTTATTGCTTGCATTGGCAGGGCTTACGGCTGCATTCATTTGCAGTGTGCCACCATCTGTGGTGATGGTAGTGGCATTACCTGCACCTGTCACCGTAATAGCGTTTACGTTTATTGTGTCTGATCCGCCACCTGACCCGCCGCTTGACCCGCCGCTTGACGTTACGGTGCCAACGGTTTTATCACCTACGGTTGCGGTAACACCCTTTGCTGCCATTGTGTTGGTGGGTGTCTGCATTATGGTTGAACCGGCGACATTAATATGCGCAGTCTCGATGTCACCTTTTCCTGTGACGACAGCCCTGGCATCAAGGATCAAATCCCTTACCATACCTTCGGCAATCTCAATTTTGGCATCCTTTGCTTGTACATTTACCGTCACAAAGTCTCCGGAAAGGTTTATTTTAGCGTCGGCAGGAACAACTTCGGATAATGTCACCGTATTAAATCCATCCCCGGTCACTGTTACCTCAACCAGTGTTGCGCCGGACTTTAAAGTAACTGCTTTAACAGTGGTTTTTCCCACTGCAACCACCCGTACACCGTCCTTATCCACAGTGATGTTGGGGATGGTGCAATCCTCC is part of the Desulfallas thermosapovorans DSM 6562 genome and encodes:
- a CDS encoding S-layer homology domain-containing protein produces the protein MGFQRRCRLSAIVAIIFLLSITIGGAQAALAKVSDFHEHWAAEQIADWMDKGLAGGYPDGTFKPNNQITRAEFVALVNRATGKSNPLAEANFKDVNKSHWFYGEVAVATGAGYVGGYSDGTFKPDNPISRQEVASIMSRLLQLGDNATQVSFQDAQGIAAWATDAVNAVVSAGIMGGYTDGTFKAASPITRAEAVVTLDRAVNISIPAATTVTYDNAGTYGPAAGTETIKSDVVIGVSDVTLQNVIITGDLLLAKGIGNGDVILKNVTVKGETTVNGGGANSITLEDCTIPNITVDKDGVRVVAVGKTTVKAVTLKSGATLVEVTVTGDGFNTVTLSEVVPADAKINLSGDFVTVNVQAKDAKIEIAEGMVRDLILDARAVVTGKGDIETAHINVAGSTIMQTPTNTMAAKGVTATVGDKTVGTVTSSGGSSGGSGGGSDTINVNAITVTGAGNATTITTDGGTLQMNAAVSPANASNKSVSWSVANGTGMATISATGLLTALTNGTVTVTATAKDGSGVKGQLVVTISGQEAAFTPGAGGSLPEFTPFTAEAGKIGGLYIAKNHKYYSIIFSGKPIYHHEIELYFVQPDKIGATGYKLQYSKDSGETWDNYQTLDSDTGVDADLVTVREDQDNFIVSDPEGNYSYRLKVIGGTKDGYVSNAVVADIPPVSSQFTGWSLSESMDISGVMSPFVGSGLEASFTAKVANYGGEEPEYTDEHITYQWYRVNPLTYAMTPIVGATELTYITTEADLGYKLLIRATGDGENVGGYAQIFSQMIAVMPNDAYITNVSESGFILNLHKSVNGLGANELILTDNKGDYVPITSVSQGANAAIYNIAADLDPANGPFYLNNNSGFWKITSRVPWGHGRHEGVQVQYSDVFTALEIIAPSEEEFWVCVYDTYKDEPILDLTKEDFTLKDASGQDVDFKFNDPELRDLDIPPHEYLISPAEGVFSGTYTLTFTKSGYRSVSEDITLGVEEPQITEITYPEDTYLAGREHTIPVTVKTSGIASGTEVTVALTGESINEIIAGPVSGTIEDNVATVEITVPKELASAGVYYLRAEAAGTTNYVTFYLNETKLNMNAKYNVETTAFKEFTMDVEIWGAVMDADKDHNVRFYGVIPDLSSDDIEKDELSGHIITEADQSTDVSTDMIEIITGEEKGNVGAGGNDLVLGWGDNKGIKLGDLIKDGHKVTAGFDATINKPGDYTIKFVSYDLDSKKQINDVGDKATITVQKPAVSEYTFLFYPIGPLEFEIRDLPGSSGGSVIDGVYGVDTDGLTPIGVNLKADPVENLGYDSVKILVPEIKQTAGSGGKLELWYYSEDDQKWIDIAVHGWGGENGFPLAADYEKTMDVYVFADTAGRYEIAFELIDLNNNDAVITERVMYIRVD